accacagagaaaaaaactgccACAATATTAaggggttatttttttatttaaagctaaATATAACAAGTCtagaacatatattttacattaacaaaaatgtcctgAGGTAGTGCACTTGTTCAAAAGCCTCTCAGAttgcattacattcaaaaaCCAATAAAGTATGCCAAGAAGTGTGCTCAGTGTTGAGCCCAACACAGCCCAAACACCAGCTCTGCATGTCCCAGGTTTCAGGGACAAATTGCAGAGTTACTGCCATGAACGTGGAAGTGGCTCTGCTTGTCCACAGATCAGTGGTGcatgaaaaaaaggttttccttcCAAGATGGTTCATTACTATTTCTTTTGTTTCGTTATATAGGGCTGGGATTTCAGTGTGCATGAAAAAGTTGCGTGAAGGAAGGGCATACCTGTTGTTCAAATGTTCTAGAAGTTGTTTGAAGCCAGGTTTCTCAACAGTATACACAGGAACCTGATCCATGCAGATGTACACTGCTACAGCCCTGTTCAACTTCTTGGCTTCATTTGAGTTTGCTTCATACTTACTTTGCTGTTCAAATACAGCTGGTAGTGTAGgttgtgattgtgttgtttttgttgcaggtcGAGTCTCATCTTCTTTCTGGTGCTACAAGAGAATGCCAaactttaataaacattttttttttttagaccacacttttaaaatgaactgaatgaaCTAATCTAAAAACTTAGGTTAATGGTAATAGATATTTGTTAACATGAATAAGCAATGAaaaatacttacaaaacattttttaatcaaagttaaaagttgatttaaactaacattcactaatacatGTACTGattaaaatccaaagttctatttgttaatattttttcattggaCCAGAGCTAACATGATccgttatatttttattacctaATACCTACTGTTATCAAagattaaaatatactgtaacaaatGCATTGCTCATCGGTCATAAAAGCTGGTTAATACATTAATTTGATGAACAGATTTAAACGCAAACGTGCGTGCATCACACGCGAAAACTGTGCTCACTGGATCGACATGAAGTCGTCAAGtcacctttatttatatagtgcttttaaCAATACAGATTGTGTCAAAGCTCTTAACAGTATCAAATTGGAGGATAGAGTGTcagtaatgtataataataataccaaccTTGAGAAATTCTTTATACAGATCCGGGTGTCGGTCTCTCAAGTGCTTTGCTATATTAGTGGTGTTAGCGCCTTTTGTTAGCGCTGTTCTGTAGCATCTCTTGCATATTGGCTTGCTTGTGTCCTTCGGCTTTCCATGTTCATTTGCCTCATATGCAAAATATTTCCAGATAGCACTCCTGCTGTGTTCCTTATCAACCAAAGCCGGTCGCACGGGCGCTGCACTCGCCATCTTTCCATTCACTTCACCTTTGCTAACCAGAGCGAATGAGACGAGTGGGAGTGcgagtgcgcgtgcgcgtgtggtgGTTGTCAACGCGCCTTTGGAGACAAGTGAAAGTGAAAGCGCGGCTAGTATCGATACTTCGGGAAATGAGTATTGGTACCGTTCAGAAATTTCAGTATCGATATTTATCAAAATATCGATATTTTTGACAACACTATTGTCTTGTCAACCCACCAGGTGTCCCCCATCCCCTCGTTATCCCTGCTTACTTAACCTGTCTTCTCTGTTTGTTCAAGTTGCCAGTTTGTCTTGTTTGTTCTTCCTGATaggcatggctctgtagtaattACGGGTGCTAAACCAGCATGCCTGCAAGTCCAGaccttgaaaacatttggcgcgttATGAAACCAaatatatgacaaaggagaccccaaactgttgagctgcTGAAATCAGCTAAACTGACTACTGCAATTGGTCTCCtacttcactttcaaaactaaagcaattggtctccagttcccaaatgctaaagtattgttaaaaggagCGGTGATGCAACAGTAgtaaatatgcccctgtcccaactttcttgaaaCTTATTGTTggcaacaaattcaaaatgactttctcccaaaacaataaaaattctcagtttcaacatttaataggttgtctttgaactattttcaattaaatatacagATAAATGATTGTGCATcattgcattatatttttatttgtattttacacagtgtccaaACTTTGTTGGGATCGTGGTTGTAAAATTATAAAAGGTTAATCCCATGTGTCAGtgaatttgtaaataaaataacaatctGTGGTGGGGATTCccccttttttggaaacagggttgtagacaAAGCTCGCCTAAGCGGCTTAATTTGTTGTTACACTTCACATACAACTGTTAACCCTTTTCTGTTGTAATATGTTTGGTCTATTTTTCTCCCCTACAGTTTTTCAAATGACTTTATCTTCAGTGCCAGGTGAGTGTTCCGGTGCAAATTAACAAAAATCCCCAGAACATATTAGATGACATGttagaatgtattttaaaaaagaATAGAACGTTCTCAACTCTGTATTGCTCTCATGTGGAATTTCTTTTAATCACCAAGAACAGACATTTTAATCAGTATAGGATCTTTGCCAGGGCACAAACATCCCATAAAACACATCTACATACATGCACTTGTATATGCTGCCCATATCCACAAACCCCCTTTTTGATTCTTGTGTATCTGCATTGAGCAAAGGCCTATAATTTCTCCCCACTAGAGAGTAGTAGCATTGACAATGCTGATTTATTTTGAAACTTTAAGAAAACActtcttatttttttacccAAATTATACTATGTCCGCAGGAAATGCCCATAATGTTAGTGCAATTGAGAATACAGcagaaataaatgcaatttaacTGTAGCAGATTTTATGTTGATATTTTTTGGTAGAAGTAGCAAATTTCCTTAACCAAGAAGGAATGACTCCTTCACAAGGATTTGGTTCTTGGTAACATTCAGTGGTGGTCGCTACCATTAGGAAAGGTAGGCAGCCGCCTATGGCCCAGAAGGCGTAGGGCCCCGTGAAAGTTCAGActgaaataatattaaaaacaatattataatacattatgttttataaaaaacataGTCTTAAGATCTGATCGTGTTACTCAAAATGATACTCAGATTAAATCATGCCTTCTAATACATCATTTATGTGACCAAGATGGCAGGGTGTGCACATCGCGCGGCTCAACGTCCACCCAGTTTCTGCAAATTAGCAGTTATTTACTTAATAGTTCTTAGCTTATTCACTTAGTACAGCCTAGCAAACACTCTATATAGCCAACAAGAACTCCTGGACATCGGAGCACAATGCACAGAAATCATTTTTGACAACTTTCACCTTCCACTGGAGATTCCGAGGACGTCCCGTGAGACAATATTCACATTGTCGATTGGTGGCACCCAGAGGCATCGTCAAAATCATAAACAAAGGTGTGGGAAGTGTGGAGGCATCCAGGCTAGGCTAAGACTAGCCCCCATCGGCCTTCACTACCTAGCCTTTTCCTCGCTAACATACAGTCACTGGTGTCATGATTTTTGCGGAAACGTGACTTAACAACAACATACCTGACAGCGTAATTCAGAGCTGATTGGACAGAAGTGGACTCCAGTAAAAACAGAGGGGGTGTATTGTgaatttatgtaaacaaaacatggtgtacaaacactaaTTTATCCaggagtcactgctcaaccaatctggaataCCTGATGATTACATGCAGGCTTTTACTTGTCTCGGGTGTTTACATCAATTGTTGTTATGGCAGTCTACATACCTCCGGATGGTAATGGTAAGTTAGCAATGAAATAactgccattagcaaacagcagactGAACACCCAGATGGTGTTTTAGTGATTGCAGGAGATTACAATCATGCAAACCTGAAAAaggtttttcccaaattccaccaaaatgtcacCTGTCCCACCAGAAGAGACAAGACACTAGATCATGTGTAATGTTGAGGTCTTTACCgacattttcaacatgtcaTTGGCCCAAGCGGTTGTCccaacgtgcttcaagaccgcaaccattgtgcctgtgccgaagcagtcgaccgtgtctagcctgaatgacttctgaccggttgcactcacccccacgatcatgaagtgcttcgaaagactagttctggcccaccttaagttctgcctcccccaacactggatccctccCGGTTTGCCCACtggtcaaacaggtctacagaggatgcctTCTCCACAGCTCTACACTCTGCCTTGACctacctggacaaaaccaacacctatgtgagcatgctattcatagacttcagctaagcattcaacacggtcatcccctctaggcagGTCAACAAaatccatgacctggggatcagcccttCTCCCTGCAACTGGAcattggacttcctaaccaacagaccccagtatgtcaggttagacaacttcacctcctccaccctgatcatgaacactggtgttccacaaggctgtgtacTGAGCCCTCTCTTCtactccctcttcccccatgactgtgttcctgtgcacagttccaacaccatcgtcaagttcgcagacgataccacggtggtaggcctgattagtgacaatgacgagtcagcctacagggaggatgTCATGGGTCTGTAGACATGGTGCCCttacaacaacctggccctcagtGCAGAGacaaccaaggagctcattgtggattacaggaagtctaaaggctgcagccaCGTCCCAGTCCTCATTGATGGTattgaggtggagcgtgtgtccaacttcaaattcctgggtgtccacatctccgaggacctctcctggaccctcaacacctcagccctggtcaaaaaagcacagcagtgcctgtactttttgaggaggctgaagaaagcctgcctGTCCTCCCAGATCCTTATGAACTTTTACCACAGCGCAATCTCAAGCATTCTAAAAACTACGCCACAGCAGCAGCTCCATAGCCAACCAGGAAGGCACTTCAACGGGTGGTAAAAACCACCCAGCGCATCACTGGTGcacagcttcctgccatcacagacctccagcgcaagcggtgttTGCGCAGGGCGCGCAGGATCATCAGGGTCCCTTCACCTCCATGCCACaatctgtttgccctcctaACATCAGGCAGGGGGTAGAGGTCTATTCgatcccgcaccagcaggctcaggaacagtttcttcccatctactgtaaccttgctgaactctgtgacccagagaactctgttgacccatcactaaccatacctccccgcctctcagggaccttgttgcactactcccttgtactgctctgtcactgccttgcaaagcctgataatgctcgttttcagttgttacacatctagaatgccatttagaaattgccatttctACCCAATCAACTATTAtctcacttgtaacatacactacacctaaactttctgccctcctccattTTCCTTGATTGCACAATTAGTATtgtcatttgtactgcattCGCCTTGATTGCACAACTACACATTCCAATGGtataatacatacagtatacataatacttgtaaatacttgtaaattcattttctgccctcctctaattgcacttctggttagatgctaactgcatttcgtggTACTGTACTTTTCAATGACAAactttaatctaatctaatgtttcAGACTGAGCCCCCCCTTTTACTCTAATGGTCTGTCCCATATTGTTTCTCACGGCAGCAACCCAAAAGACGTTTAGGTTGCTTACAGTGCGCATCCACCGTTCCAGTGTGATGGATACGATTCATTTTTCATGAATAGCATCAAGGCATTGTTGATGGTTGCGCAAAGCATCTCGGGAAGGCAGCATGGTTGTATGAGCTGTTCTGGCATGTCAAGAAGTTGGGCCACTGTCAGTATTATGCAAATGATTCCAGCTAATGTGAGGCATTTATCCAATGGAAGTAGAGTCTTTCATAAACAAGGGAGGGTCTTCCTTGTGGGTCCCTCATTTTACTGcaacatgtgaaaatattttgcatACCGTAGACAAATAGCGTGGTGCTGAGCAGCACAAATTGCCTTCCAAAAATGGGTATTCATCCTCGCAATCCGGGCTCCGACTCCCACCGATCTGTCCTATGTTTGGACAGTCTGAAATACTGCAGACTTCATGAGAAAGATATCTCACAGATACTGAGTAAAAAACTTGAATATAAggttttaaaaaacatacaaagaaCAATGAGAAGCCTtgaatgttttgaaataaacGTAATTGATAAACCTGTTGATTAATCTGTTGCCATAGTGGTGCAGACTAGAGTCTGACTGATTATAATTGTGAAttgattataataaaaaattattgttgttaattgaTCAGAAACTGTCTGAGAAGCCCATTTTCCAATTTAAAACTTGCATTCATGACAAGCTAAGTGAGTGTCATCCTGGGGACTAATAGGTTCAGGGACATGGCCTAGTGGGCAGAGAACAAGTGAATTGTCAATTAAATGCTGTCTTATCTCTGCCCCATTCTCTaagacatttttcatttcatgggGGATTCCTTCTCATACTATTATTGCcatttttcctttctctccagTATTCTTCCACAtaataattcatgtttttttcttatttcactAGGCCTATGAAACAAAACTGATGCAAGGATCTTTGCTGTTTTTACTATGTTTAGTTTGCTATTATTGGATGTAAGGCCTATTACCTAACATTTTGTGTACCAAATTGCTAGCACTCATTGATTGGTTGAACAGTGTTAACACAAGTTATTTATATTGGTGTGAGGAAGATCCAATTCAGATCAAGGGTTTCTTGTGTATTAAAAGAGTATAGCAGAGTTGCAGACATTTTTAACtactttgatttgtttttctgtcctgcACCTGATGTTTAAAATGCAGTTGAAAGTACACAGTAAGCaagtttttataaaatgtttgagtaGATCATTATTTCTGATTTTCCTATAATTTCCTTTTTGTTAGCCGAAGAGATCAGACTGGTCAATGGCTCTAGTCGCTGTTCAGGAAGAGTTGAGGTTCTTTACGAGAGCCAGTGGGGAAGAGTGTGTGGTCAGAACTGGGACATCAATGACGCCAATGTGGTTTGTGTCCAGCTGGGATGTGGGAGGGCTAAAAGTGTCCTAGATAGTGCACAATTAGGACACAGGAGTGGTGGTGGGACTACATGGCTGGATAATGTTGGGTGTCGAGGTAATGAGAGTTACCTCACAGAATGTTCACATGGAGGGTTGAAACACCAAGACTGTTTTCAGGCTAAAGATGCTATAGCTGTCTGCTCAGGTAAGAACACTCCCCGTGTTTCTGTCATGACTCAaagatgtaaaatgtatgaaacataTTGCAATACCCTAATCACAGTAAATGAGAatgttgtaacactgataaGTACTTCCAACTGAGAAGCATATTCCAGTAGTTTTAACACTTAGTCCAGAGTGAAAGAAACATTTAGTAATTGAGTAAATAACCTTGTTTCCTGCTGAACATCAAATTCAGTTTAATGCTTGTGAAAGAACTATGTTCAGGAAGGTATAGTGGAATTCTTGATCTATATCAATgggtttattttatgttttaaatgagCAACATTGTTGTGTACATTGCTGTGTATACACACCTTGTACatgtgaaatgtaaaacataagcCTCAACCTAGTTatcattattaacattttcaacGACTATGAAATATCCAACCAAATTAGAAATGTTACTTATGTGACAGTTAGGAATGCTGGAGCAATAAGGGTAACAGTCTTTGTCAAAGACCCAATGAGATAGACTTTTACAATGTAAGCTCAGGGATTCAAtacagcaacctttcagttagtGTCCCCATCCTCTTTCTTGTTACCTGCCAACTTATTAAACCatcattttctgtttcattcatAGTTAAACCAAGCATCCGACTGGTTAATGGGACAGACCTCTGCTCTGGGAGGGTGGAGGTCTATCAAGCTGGCCAGTGGAAAACTGTGTGTGGAGACACATGGAACCTGCAAGATGTTAACGTTGTGTGTAGACAGCTGGGTTGTGGAAAAGCGCTGTGGGCCCTACTTTGGCCTACTTTGGTCAGGGCAGTGGGCGCTCTATCACTCAGTGCTCACGCACAGCACAAAGAACGCATGAATGTGGTCATGGTAACGACGCTGGTGTTGTTTGTTCAGGTAAGTGTAGAATCTATTGTCTACACTTCAGTTACATCAGGATTTGGTTTGAAAATTCtgaaaaatgtagaaatgtCTCATCAATGGGACAATCCTGGTAAGCATTAAGTATTACTGCCATATTGAGCCCTATTCTGCCACCTAGTGGAGAAATTACAGTTTCACAAAGTCTGGAACAGAGTATCTGGCTAATTCAGTATATAGTCCAGCAGACTGTTCCCTCAGTTAATGTAAGTTCACTGGATGTTTTGACCTACAGGTTTGGTCTTGCAGAAGCCTTCCCTCTCCATAGACCCGTCCTATTCTGACATCTTACATGGAGAGCAGGTCCAACTCACCTGCAATCTCCCAACCCTCATCCCATGTAATGCTGTAGAATTCATCTTCAACCTGAATGGAGACTTTGTCATGAATGTAACTGTTGGATCCTCACAGTCCAGAGTTATGTTAACCCAGTTTAAAATGGATGCTTCACATCAGGGCAGATACAGCTGTCTCTATAGAACCACCTCTAATGGCCAGGCCGTCAGCTCTCCTTACAGTAACTCAACTGAAGGTGAGATAGTTTGAGGAATCTAATCATCATAGTTAATCATCACATACAGTTTTAATGAGTGGAATCACCACTGTCAAATTCCTGTTTATATTTTCTACAGTGGTCCTTCTACATCCAAAAATCTCCCTCAGCGTTTCAAATGTTTCGATGTTCTGGGGATCTAAGGGGCCAAAGGTCACCAGGGGCCACAGCTTCTCCATCACCTGCTCCATTCAGCCACGGTATCCTGGAGGTCTCTTCCATCTGGACTTCTCTGGCTCCAACAGGACTGAGACTAAGCCAGCAGTCAACCACTCTGCCTCCTTTCACTTCCCTTTTGCAGAGTATAAACATGAGGGGAACTACAGATGTAGCTATGAAGTCAATGTTTCCACTTGGGCATTAGGGTCAGCTAAGAGTAATCTGACTGTCACCATTAGAGGTAAAATAACACAagctttaccaaaaagctgtACCAAAAGCATCCTTTATGAAACCTAATATAGAACAATTTGAGTATTCTAACGAGTTATTTTCCTTCATGTCAATTGTTGTGCTTGTTTTATATGTTCTATGAACAATAACCTTAATTTGTCCACTTCAACTTTACTTATCTTTAtgacttttttttaatacttctATTGTCTCCAGCATCCATGGTCCCCTTCATTGCCTCTGGAGGGACTGGTGGGCTGGTACTGCTGTCACTGTTTCTGGTTGTCCTCTATCTAGTCAGGAAGAGGACAAGGGGGAGCAGGAATCCATCTACAGAGACCAACCAGAGAGAATGTAAGTGTTTTACTATAGTGATAACTCAAAGCCAGAACCTGAACTTGAGTTAGACCTTAAGATTGGAAAGTTGAGTCAAGTGGAAGAACAATTCagtctgaaatgtgtttgtaaataaataatttcatttgGAAGTATTTTTCGGTCATCCAGACTTTGCTGTTGATAATATTAATGAACCAATGTTTATGTGACAGGTATCAATAACAGATACGACAGAGGCCGAGAAGAAGGAGACTATGTGAATGTTGAAAATGTCCTTTACCAGAGAGGCCCTGAAAAAGTGAATTATGGTGTTAAAGGAGTTCTACCTGGGTTTCGTGTTACTACAAACAGTTACGATGAGGAAGATGATCATGATTACATTAATGTCTCCATTCAGGACATTGCTCATGACATGAATGAGGACATTTATGAAAACTGTTAGGAAAATTAATAGCAGACTGAGTTATTTCTGACTCAATCACATGGATTGGCCATAGAAACAATAATGCTATAGTTACAGCTATGTTTGGTATAACATTTTCAtagcattttatttaataattaatgACAAAATCTTGATTATGTATGCATCATTATTACATAATTTGTGAGTGGGGCACCATCTGCTGGTTATTGCTTGGCAGGAAATAATCTTTTTGAAAGACATTTCAGGATAATAGCATTTCTCCAAGATATGATCTTAATGTTATTAAGGCTTCAATCCAGgcttttacattattttcaagGCATTTGCAACTATTAATTCATAACCAATTTTGCCATCATATTTACTCTGTTTGATAATTTAACTTGTAACTtgctaggttgagagcacatGAGCCACACTTTACGGCCACTTTAAATCTTTGTAGAATCTCCCTTTGCCAGTAAAACATCAGTCTTCTCCTGTAACAGGCAGCCAGATTCAGATGTAAAATGTCCTTGTATTTCATGTGATAGTATTTTCAGCTCTGTGCAATGATAGTTATTTAACTCACGAAAACATACAACTGATACGTagatttgtaaaatataattatttggaTAATTATTTGTTAATTGAAACCTTGGCACTGCCCCATAATATTGGTACCATCTTTAGAGTGATAGTATTACGTAGGCAGGGAATCTgaaaaacaaccccacaacATCACGGAACCTCCACCATATTATTTTTGGTAAATCCATccttctgtttacgccaaaccCACCTTGAGTGTTAGTtgccaaaaagctacatttttgtttcatctgacaATAGCACTCGGTTCCAGTCAAAGTTCCAGTATCGTTTTGCATACTCCagggccctcatttatcaatgttGAGAAAAGCTTCTAAATGAACTCACACAAAGACAATTAAGAATGTTcacaattacaaaaaagttggtatTTACCAATTGCTCATGTTTGATTTACGCACACCTGTAATTTGCCTTGataaatcagaaactttctggAACACTGTGCTAGTGCATGTGAAGTCTCATTTACATAAAGAACCCCCCTAAATTATTTATGGTCACAAACCTTCCCTTTAAAAGCTatactataataaaatattgcatatgtgacaaattaatgaattggaTTGAAACAAAGGACCGTTTGCATTCTGCataacatgaacacattatGCTCTGAAAAATGAACACAGCCCATGTTTCAGGTGTACACAGCAACAACTGTAATAATGTAACAGAGTTACTCACTTTTGCTAATTTGATTTGGATTGTGGAGTCTGGTGGCCTGTTTTACTTTTCGCATGAGCCAATTTTTCTCAGAGTATGCTTGTCTTTAATGAGTTTGTCATAGAAATCTGTGCACTTTTAACCAAAATCTATTTttatccaaaatgtattaacaaataGTAACCAAACATTGCCTTTGTTGTTGTTACAGCGAGTAAAGATTTCACGTGCACAGGTGCTTTTTCGAGACACCTGAAAACTGGCCATGGAAAAACAGGACATTTTGTCACCCTGTATATGCTTTAGGGGGTTTGTAAACTGGTCGACCGTGGCAAGTAGAGTGTGGATattattgatatttttgttgattattcctaataaatgttgctgtctagcTCTGTGTAAGTCATAGCTGAAGCTACAAAGTCTTTGTTTATAGATATCATAGTGgatttagttttcctccacatATGTTCCGATTTCCTAGATTCttttttcagggcgcttaccatcatggtggttctccatgttgttttctgtttgctcatagttttctttacctttaccggtgcaacatgatccatgacattcagtattttggcattaaaattatccaggagtacatcaactgactctgcacttattgttggagagatagctatggtatccataaactgagcattggtattctcattaatgtaccttttcttaacagaaacagagtttacttgaCCATCCGGGGTAATAAAGAAAAGacaaatgatcagacagggccaagtctttaaccatgacataGGAAATATTGAGTCTTTTGAAGTGAGATCAAAAgagtcaagtagtgcaaaaagttatttggcattactGTCCATATTATCTATGTgtatgttaaaatcccctgttaTAAGAAATAAGTATAATCAACAAAcataacagagagtagttcagcaaaatcatcaatcaAACTCgcagaggtctgtaaatggttaaaaacaaaatgctagGAACACCCTTCAAAGTAAAACAGatgtattcaaaagaaataaaatgaaattattttctttgcacgGAATATATCTTTCAACAGGGCAACCACttctcctttcctaccatttcaaCATGTAACCTCATATTTTGTGCTGTCTCATTGAAAACACTGGCACTACAGTCTTCTGTTAGCTAGGTTGTAGAATATTACAAttgttggcgagagatctgatattaagtataCCAGCTTAATAGAGATAATAGGGGTTCctagtaggttgacgtgttacagaTCCTAGCTTGTTCTCAAGACAGTTGACATTGCTATTTTtacaatagcagggacccgaagcacatcaccgagtatattctgtgctctgtggcAATAAAGGACAAGATTGCTGACGATGTGGCA
This is a stretch of genomic DNA from Esox lucius isolate fEsoLuc1 chromosome 11, fEsoLuc1.pri, whole genome shotgun sequence. It encodes these proteins:
- the LOC117595220 gene encoding uncharacterized protein LOC117595220, encoding MNVTVGSSQSRVMLTQFKMDASHQGRYSCLYRTTSNGQAVSSPYSNSTEVVLLHPKISLSVSNVSMFWGSKGPKVTRGHSFSITCSIQPRYPGGLFHLDFSGSNRTETKPAVNHSASFHFPFAEYKHEGNYRCSYEVNVSTWALGSAKSNLTVTIRASMVPFIASGGTGGLVLLSLFLVVLYLVRKRTRGSRNPSTETNQRECINNRYDRGREEGDYVNVENVLYQRGPEKVNYGVKGVLPGFRVTTNSYDEEDDHDYINVSIQDIAHDMNEDIYENC